The following coding sequences are from one Streptomyces sp. NBC_00536 window:
- the sph gene encoding sphingomyelin phosphodiesterase translates to MLPSTNRRTRRTRRPKAAFAAVGALAAAALTVTAVPAASAAESGAASAPRLNVLTYNTFLMSTNLYPNWGQDIRSREIPKASFFQGHDVVVLQETFDNTASDALKANAAAQYPYQTPVVGRSKDGWDATSGAYSSTTPEDGGVTVLSKWPVLRKEQYIYKDACGADWWSNKGFAYVVLNVNGTKVHVVGTHAQSTDSGCKAGEAAQMRSRQFKNIDAFLDAKNIPADEQVIVTGDMNVDSRSPEYASMLADADLAGADSRTGHPYSFDTATNSIANYRYPTDPREDLDYVLYRKGNARPANWNNNVVKEQSAPWTVSSWGTSYTYTNLSDHYPLIGS, encoded by the coding sequence ATGCTGCCCAGCACGAACCGCCGCACCCGTCGCACCCGTCGTCCCAAGGCCGCCTTCGCGGCCGTCGGCGCGCTCGCGGCCGCCGCGCTCACCGTCACCGCGGTCCCGGCCGCCTCGGCCGCGGAGTCCGGCGCCGCCTCGGCCCCCCGGCTCAACGTCCTGACCTACAACACGTTCCTGATGAGCACCAACCTCTACCCCAACTGGGGCCAGGACATCCGGTCCCGGGAGATCCCGAAGGCCTCCTTCTTCCAGGGGCACGACGTGGTCGTCCTCCAGGAGACCTTCGACAACACCGCCTCGGACGCGCTGAAGGCCAACGCGGCCGCGCAGTACCCCTACCAGACCCCGGTGGTCGGCCGTAGCAAGGACGGCTGGGACGCCACCAGCGGCGCCTACTCCTCCACCACCCCGGAGGACGGCGGCGTCACGGTCCTCAGCAAGTGGCCGGTGCTGCGCAAGGAGCAGTACATCTACAAGGACGCGTGCGGCGCGGACTGGTGGTCCAACAAGGGCTTCGCGTACGTCGTCCTGAACGTGAACGGCACCAAGGTGCACGTGGTGGGCACCCACGCGCAGTCCACCGACTCCGGGTGCAAGGCGGGCGAGGCGGCCCAGATGCGCAGCCGCCAGTTCAAGAACATCGACGCCTTCCTGGACGCCAAGAACATCCCGGCGGACGAACAGGTCATCGTCACGGGCGACATGAACGTCGACTCCCGCAGCCCGGAGTACGCCTCCATGCTCGCGGACGCGGACCTGGCCGGCGCCGACTCGCGCACGGGCCACCCGTACTCCTTCGACACGGCCACCAACTCTATAGCGAACTACCGCTACCCGACCGACCCGCGCGAGGACCTCGACTACGTCCTGTACCGCAAGGGCAACGCCCGCCCGGCGAACTGGAACAACAACGTGGTCAAGGAGCAGTCCGCGCCCTGGACCGTCTCCAGCTGGGGCACCTCCTACACCTACACCAACCTCTCCGACCACTACCCGCTGATCGGTTCGTAG
- a CDS encoding MerR family transcriptional regulator → MTTQAPEPTLTVDELASRAGVTVRTVRFYSTRGLLPPPVIGPRRVGHYGPEHLSRLALIEELQHQGMTLSAIERYLDALPDDLSAHDLAIHRALVATWAPDAALESSREELEKRAGRALSDSDVRRLTAMNVLAPTPDGGAFRVDVGLLRLGVALLDVPIAHETILAARGVLLEHARTAAHELTALFRDEVWGPFTEGESDPERVEAMKSLSAHMQPMVVQALVTAFQRSLKEELRAAFVAEDPRD, encoded by the coding sequence ATGACCACCCAGGCGCCCGAGCCCACGCTCACCGTCGACGAACTGGCGTCCAGGGCGGGCGTGACCGTCCGCACCGTACGTTTCTACAGCACACGCGGCCTTTTGCCCCCTCCCGTGATCGGACCCCGGCGGGTCGGCCACTACGGGCCGGAACACCTCTCCCGGCTGGCCCTGATCGAGGAGTTGCAGCACCAGGGGATGACCCTGTCGGCGATCGAGCGCTACCTCGACGCACTGCCCGACGACCTGAGCGCGCACGATCTGGCGATCCACCGGGCGCTGGTGGCCACCTGGGCTCCGGACGCGGCGCTGGAGTCCTCGCGGGAGGAGCTGGAGAAGCGGGCGGGACGGGCCCTGTCGGATTCCGACGTCCGGCGGCTGACCGCCATGAACGTCCTGGCGCCGACCCCGGACGGGGGCGCCTTCCGGGTGGACGTGGGGCTGTTGCGGCTCGGGGTCGCGCTGCTCGACGTACCGATCGCGCACGAGACGATCCTGGCGGCGCGCGGCGTGCTGCTGGAGCACGCGCGGACGGCGGCGCACGAGCTGACCGCCCTGTTCCGGGACGAGGTGTGGGGGCCGTTCACGGAGGGCGAGAGCGACCCGGAGCGGGTGGAGGCGATGAAATCGCTGTCCGCGCACATGCAACCCATGGTGGTCCAGGCCCTGGTGACGGCGTTTCAGCGGTCTCTCAAGGAGGAACTGCGGGCGGCCTTCGTCGCCGAGGACCCGCGGGACTAG
- a CDS encoding Tex family protein yields the protein MTTSIEGRIAEELGVRERQVKAAVELLDGGSTVPFIARYRKEATELLDDAQLRTLEERLRYLRELEDRRAAILESVREQGKLDDALTAMINAADTKARLEDIYLPFKPKRRTKAQIAREAGLAPLAEGLLADPSVEPAAAAAAFVDADKGVVDPAAALEGARAILTERFAEDADLIGELRERMWTRGRMAAKVREGKEEAGAKFADYFDFAEPLTVLPSHRVLAMLRGEKEDVLDLTLEPEEPSETPGPSTYEGMVARRFGVADRGRPGDKWLADTVRWAWRTKIQVHLGLDLRTRLRQAAEDEAVRVFASNLRDLLLAAPAGTRATLGLDPGFRTGVKVAVVDATGKVVATDVIYPHVPANKWDESLAKLARLAKDHAVDLVAIGNGTASRETDKLAADLITRHPELNLTKVMVSEAGASVYSASAFASQELPDMDVSLRGAVSIARRLQDPLAELVKIDPKSIGVGQYQHDLSEVKLSRSLDAVVEDCVNGVGVDVNTASAPLLSRVSGISGGLAENIVAHRDANGPFRSRKALKNVARLGPKAYEQCAGFLRIRDGEDPLDSSSVHPEAYPVVRAMGKTAGGEVAALIGNTAVLRSLRPENFVTEAFGLPTVSDILRELEKPGRDPRPAFKTATFKEGVEKIGDLAPGMILEGVVTNVAAFGAFIDIGVHQDGLAHVSALSKTFVKDPRDVVKPGDIVRVKVMDVDIPRKRISLTLRLEDEAEADRAAGAPRPRQERGERGSGGRPPQQRGGGQGGRGTGGGNGGTAGNGGNAAKGGNGGNGGRDSRGASGARGGSGGSGGGQGAGKGAPAPANSAMADALRRAGLTGPEERRKR from the coding sequence GTGACGACGTCCATCGAAGGCAGGATCGCCGAGGAACTCGGCGTACGGGAGCGGCAGGTCAAGGCCGCCGTCGAGCTGCTCGACGGCGGCTCCACCGTGCCGTTCATCGCGCGCTACCGCAAGGAAGCGACCGAGCTGCTCGACGACGCCCAGCTGCGCACCCTTGAGGAGCGGCTGCGGTACCTGCGCGAACTGGAGGACCGCCGCGCCGCGATCCTGGAGTCCGTACGGGAGCAGGGCAAGCTCGACGACGCGCTGACGGCCATGATCAACGCGGCCGACACCAAGGCCCGGCTGGAGGACATCTACCTGCCCTTCAAGCCCAAGCGCCGCACCAAGGCGCAGATCGCCCGCGAGGCGGGCCTCGCGCCGCTCGCCGAAGGCCTGCTCGCCGACCCTTCGGTGGAACCGGCCGCCGCGGCGGCCGCGTTCGTCGACGCCGACAAGGGCGTCGTCGACCCGGCCGCCGCCCTCGAAGGCGCCCGCGCGATCCTCACCGAGCGGTTCGCCGAGGACGCCGACCTGATCGGCGAGCTGCGCGAGCGGATGTGGACCCGGGGCCGGATGGCCGCGAAGGTCCGCGAGGGCAAGGAGGAGGCGGGCGCCAAGTTCGCCGACTACTTCGACTTCGCCGAGCCGCTCACCGTGCTGCCCTCGCACCGCGTCCTGGCCATGCTGCGCGGCGAGAAGGAGGACGTGCTCGACCTCACCCTGGAGCCGGAGGAGCCCAGCGAGACCCCCGGCCCCTCCACCTACGAGGGCATGGTCGCCCGCCGCTTCGGGGTCGCCGATCGCGGCCGCCCCGGGGACAAGTGGCTCGCCGACACCGTCCGCTGGGCCTGGCGCACGAAGATCCAGGTGCACCTGGGCCTCGACCTGCGCACCCGGCTGCGCCAGGCCGCCGAGGACGAGGCGGTCCGCGTCTTCGCCTCCAACCTGCGCGACCTGCTGCTCGCCGCGCCCGCGGGCACCCGCGCCACCCTGGGCCTGGACCCGGGCTTCCGCACCGGCGTGAAGGTCGCCGTCGTGGACGCCACCGGCAAGGTGGTGGCCACCGACGTGATCTACCCGCACGTGCCCGCCAACAAGTGGGACGAGTCCCTCGCCAAGCTCGCCCGGCTCGCCAAGGACCACGCGGTCGACCTCGTCGCCATCGGCAACGGAACCGCCTCGCGCGAGACCGACAAGCTCGCCGCGGACCTCATCACCCGCCACCCCGAGCTGAACCTCACCAAGGTGATGGTCTCGGAGGCGGGCGCCTCCGTGTACTCGGCCTCCGCCTTCGCCTCGCAGGAACTCCCGGACATGGACGTGTCGTTGCGCGGCGCCGTCTCCATCGCCCGCCGCCTGCAGGACCCGCTCGCCGAACTCGTCAAGATCGACCCGAAGTCGATCGGCGTCGGCCAGTACCAGCACGACCTGTCCGAGGTGAAGCTCTCGCGCTCGCTGGACGCGGTCGTCGAGGACTGCGTGAACGGCGTCGGCGTGGACGTCAACACCGCCTCCGCGCCGCTGCTTTCGCGGGTCTCGGGCATCAGCGGCGGCCTCGCCGAGAACATCGTCGCCCACCGCGACGCCAACGGCCCCTTCCGCAGCCGCAAGGCGCTCAAGAACGTGGCCCGGCTCGGCCCCAAGGCGTACGAGCAGTGCGCCGGCTTCCTGCGGATCCGCGACGGGGAGGACCCGCTGGACTCCTCCAGCGTCCACCCCGAGGCCTACCCGGTGGTCCGGGCCATGGGCAAGACGGCGGGCGGCGAGGTCGCCGCGCTGATCGGGAACACCGCCGTACTGCGCTCCCTGCGCCCGGAGAACTTCGTCACGGAGGCCTTCGGCCTGCCGACCGTCTCGGACATTCTGCGGGAGCTGGAGAAGCCGGGCCGCGACCCGCGGCCCGCCTTCAAGACGGCCACCTTCAAGGAGGGCGTGGAGAAGATCGGCGACCTGGCCCCCGGGATGATCCTGGAGGGCGTGGTCACCAATGTGGCGGCCTTCGGCGCGTTCATCGACATCGGCGTCCACCAGGACGGCCTGGCGCACGTCTCGGCGCTGTCGAAGACCTTCGTCAAGGACCCGCGCGACGTGGTCAAGCCCGGCGACATCGTCCGGGTGAAGGTCATGGACGTGGACATCCCGCGCAAGCGGATCTCGCTGACGCTGCGGCTGGAGGACGAGGCGGAGGCGGACCGCGCGGCGGGCGCCCCGCGGCCCCGCCAGGAGCGCGGCGAACGCGGCTCCGGCGGGCGTCCGCCGCAGCAGCGCGGCGGCGGCCAGGGCGGCCGGGGCACGGGCGGCGGCAACGGCGGTACCGCCGGGAACGGCGGCAACGCGGCCAAGGGCGGGAACGGCGGCAACGGCGGCAGGGACTCCCGCGGCGCGTCCGGCGCCCGGGGCGGTTCCGGCGGCTCCGGCGGTGGCCAGGGCGCGGGCAAGGGCGCTCCGGCACCCGCCAACAGCGCGATGGCCGACGCCCTGCGCCGGGCCGGTCTGACCGGCCCCGAGGAGCGCCGTAAGCGCTGA
- a CDS encoding oxygenase MpaB family protein has translation MSPTRTKSTGSHLDTSGHVAPPPPGGVLWTIAGDVRALLMLPPAFTMQVAHPAIGAGVDQYSVFRSDPWGRGERSIRSVQLWVYGGAQAAEEGRRVRRLHKNIQGTDTRGRRYHALDPACYSWVHASGFPVYLHAARYLFRAFTPAQERALYTEWLQVGRILGIHDRDMPQTVEEYWPHYHRMLAEEIESTPVARELIATDVPLPRPTGGPLPVRILTRLAWPLLRTLFLRFRAFATVGYMPPEARAAIGLEWSPAQERRLRRFSAVVRVVVPLLPERLRYLPVAREARARWRAAAR, from the coding sequence ATGAGCCCCACGCGAACCAAGAGCACCGGAAGCCACCTGGACACCAGTGGTCACGTCGCTCCGCCGCCGCCCGGCGGGGTGCTGTGGACCATCGCCGGAGACGTCCGCGCGCTGCTCATGCTGCCGCCCGCCTTCACCATGCAGGTGGCCCACCCGGCGATCGGCGCGGGCGTCGACCAGTACTCCGTCTTCCGCAGCGACCCCTGGGGACGCGGCGAACGCTCGATCCGCTCCGTGCAACTGTGGGTGTACGGCGGCGCGCAGGCCGCCGAGGAGGGGCGCCGGGTGCGCCGGCTGCACAAGAACATCCAGGGCACCGACACCCGCGGGCGGCGCTACCACGCCCTCGACCCCGCCTGCTACTCCTGGGTGCACGCCTCCGGATTCCCGGTCTACCTCCACGCGGCCCGCTACCTCTTCCGCGCCTTCACCCCCGCCCAGGAGCGGGCCCTGTACACCGAGTGGCTCCAGGTCGGCCGGATCCTCGGCATCCACGACCGGGACATGCCGCAGACGGTCGAGGAGTACTGGCCGCACTACCACCGGATGCTGGCCGAGGAGATCGAATCCACCCCGGTGGCCCGCGAACTGATCGCCACCGATGTGCCGCTGCCCCGGCCCACCGGCGGGCCGCTGCCGGTGCGGATCCTCACCCGGCTCGCCTGGCCGCTGCTGCGCACCCTGTTCCTGCGCTTCCGGGCCTTCGCCACGGTCGGCTACATGCCGCCGGAGGCGCGGGCCGCCATCGGGCTGGAGTGGAGCCCGGCCCAGGAGCGCAGGCTGCGCCGCTTCAGCGCCGTCGTGCGCGTCGTCGTACCGCTGCTGCCCGAGCGGCTGCGGTACCTGCCGGTGGCGCGGGAGGCCCGGGCGCGGTGGCGCGCCGCCGCCCGCTGA
- a CDS encoding MAB_1171c family putative transporter → MAADPIAAFGDSLAVPSVVCLWLAVLLRSPAAVRSPQQRGLLLAVATAAAAMTLNLPDVVTYAMRDPVYSHTVGLVRNLIGVFSAGAVLYFVAAATSEGRRLRETAAVTTVCLLTALVLLDLSAPGHGTHTIPPHGDPVPSLGYWLVLISAHLAANTACVYVCWRYSLRTESRGLAAGLRLFGLGTALAGAFWFIYLLKLLFGATAAMPWLAVLMNLHGLLRAAALLVPVLFGLRRTGADIATAWRLWPLWRDLVEAVPHVALTKPRAGRVVELLWPPVPRDLLVYRKVIETRDAILILNEYVAPGVPELARSHVTDAGVPAPRHGAAALACVLKEARQAKLDGLAGRPQDGAEPLYVPSSVHGPTGTVEGSDLEDEKSFLVEVAQAYGSAATRTFTPELPEPAGK, encoded by the coding sequence ATGGCGGCTGACCCGATCGCCGCCTTCGGGGACTCCCTGGCCGTGCCCAGCGTGGTGTGCCTGTGGCTCGCGGTGCTGCTGCGCTCCCCGGCCGCCGTCCGCTCCCCGCAGCAGCGCGGACTGCTGCTCGCCGTCGCCACGGCCGCCGCCGCGATGACCCTGAACCTGCCCGATGTGGTCACGTACGCGATGCGCGACCCCGTGTACTCGCACACCGTCGGACTCGTCCGCAACCTCATCGGGGTCTTCTCGGCGGGCGCCGTCCTCTACTTCGTCGCCGCGGCCACCAGCGAGGGCCGCAGGCTGCGCGAGACCGCCGCCGTCACCACCGTGTGCCTGCTGACCGCGCTGGTCCTGCTCGACCTGTCCGCCCCGGGCCACGGCACCCACACCATCCCGCCGCACGGCGACCCGGTGCCCTCCCTCGGCTACTGGCTCGTGCTCATCTCCGCGCACCTCGCCGCCAACACCGCCTGCGTGTACGTCTGCTGGCGCTACAGCCTGCGCACCGAGAGCCGCGGGCTGGCCGCCGGACTGCGGCTGTTCGGCCTCGGCACCGCGCTCGCCGGGGCGTTCTGGTTCATCTACCTGCTGAAGCTGCTCTTCGGCGCCACCGCCGCCATGCCCTGGCTGGCCGTGCTGATGAACCTGCACGGGCTGCTGCGCGCCGCCGCGCTGCTCGTCCCGGTGCTGTTCGGACTGCGCCGGACCGGCGCGGACATCGCCACCGCCTGGCGGCTGTGGCCGCTGTGGCGCGACCTGGTCGAGGCGGTGCCGCACGTGGCGCTGACGAAGCCACGCGCCGGGCGGGTGGTGGAGCTGCTGTGGCCGCCGGTCCCGCGCGACCTGCTGGTCTACCGCAAGGTCATCGAGACCCGCGACGCGATCCTGATCCTGAACGAGTACGTCGCCCCGGGCGTCCCGGAGCTGGCCCGCAGCCACGTCACGGACGCCGGGGTGCCCGCCCCGCGGCACGGCGCGGCCGCGCTGGCCTGCGTACTCAAGGAAGCCCGGCAGGCCAAGCTCGACGGGCTGGCCGGGCGGCCGCAGGACGGTGCCGAACCGCTGTACGTCCCCTCCTCGGTCCACGGCCCCACGGGCACCGTCGAGGGCAGCGACCTGGAGGACGAGAAGAGCTTCCTCGTCGAGGTCGCCCAGGCCTACGGATCCGCCGCGACGCGGACCTTCACCCCCGAACTCCCCGAACCCGCCGGAAAGTGA
- a CDS encoding AMP-dependent synthetase/ligase → MTTKLRLPARPDELTLPALLARNATDHAGLPALSWREGPGWTTLSWSEARRRVGVLAAGYAALGVERGDHVLMMMGNRPEHWLSDLALVHLGAVPVTVYGTSAPEQIAHIARHSRARVAVVEGARELARWEPLLADPDVPLERLVVAEAAEAGAHATYGSLYASGARTFRAEAFEKGWRELRPEDPLTVVYTSGTTGDPKGVRLTHRNLMLQSVRLDHRHAELPEHAEHICYLPFAHIAERVLGIYLPLLRAAHVRLCADPVAVAATVRELHPVQFFGVPRVWEKLAASVRAVLARLPEERRAAIEAANDTARTRAGHRERGEEVPPAVEAAYALAKERVLDPLLVLAGLDRLVWATSATAPMPLDVVRFWAGWGITIMDAWGLTETSGVCTLNSAEGFRLGSVGRPIEGLELKLAEDGEILTRGATVFGGYLRPDGTVESAGDAEGWFPTGDIGRMDEDGFLWLTDRKKELIITSNGKNVSPALVENTVKEHPLIGQALVHGDGRSYLVALLVLDAELAPAWAAAHGIEEAGPEGLAAHPAVLAEIARAVGAANARLNRTEQIKRYRLLTEEWGPGSGELTPTLKLRRRVVREKYGALIDGLYEEPYEPYEPQA, encoded by the coding sequence ATGACCACGAAACTGCGACTGCCCGCACGACCCGACGAGCTCACCCTGCCCGCCCTGCTCGCCCGCAACGCCACCGACCACGCCGGCCTCCCCGCCCTCTCCTGGCGTGAGGGGCCCGGCTGGACCACCCTCAGCTGGTCCGAGGCGCGCCGCCGGGTGGGCGTCCTCGCCGCCGGATACGCGGCCCTCGGCGTCGAGCGCGGCGACCACGTCCTGATGATGATGGGCAACCGTCCCGAGCACTGGCTCAGCGATCTCGCCCTCGTCCACCTCGGCGCCGTCCCCGTCACCGTCTACGGGACCTCCGCGCCCGAGCAGATAGCCCACATCGCCCGGCACAGCCGGGCCCGCGTCGCCGTCGTCGAGGGGGCCCGTGAACTCGCCCGCTGGGAACCCCTGCTGGCCGATCCGGACGTCCCTCTGGAGCGCCTCGTGGTGGCCGAGGCCGCCGAAGCGGGCGCGCACGCCACGTACGGCTCCCTGTACGCGAGCGGCGCCCGGACCTTCCGCGCCGAGGCCTTCGAGAAGGGCTGGCGCGAGCTGCGGCCCGAGGACCCGCTGACCGTCGTCTACACCTCCGGGACCACCGGCGACCCCAAGGGCGTCCGGCTCACCCACCGCAACCTCATGCTCCAGTCCGTCCGCCTGGACCACCGGCACGCCGAGCTGCCCGAGCACGCCGAGCACATCTGCTACCTGCCCTTCGCGCACATCGCCGAGCGGGTCCTCGGGATCTACCTGCCGCTGCTGCGCGCCGCCCACGTGCGGCTGTGCGCCGATCCCGTCGCCGTCGCGGCCACCGTCCGCGAGCTGCACCCGGTGCAGTTCTTCGGGGTGCCCCGGGTCTGGGAGAAGCTCGCCGCGTCCGTACGGGCCGTGCTCGCCCGGCTGCCCGAAGAGCGGCGGGCCGCCATCGAGGCGGCCAACGACACCGCGCGGACCCGCGCCGGGCACCGGGAGCGCGGCGAGGAGGTCCCGCCCGCCGTCGAGGCGGCGTACGCCCTGGCCAAGGAGCGGGTGCTGGACCCGCTGCTGGTCCTCGCCGGACTCGACCGGCTCGTCTGGGCCACCAGTGCCACCGCGCCCATGCCGCTGGACGTGGTCCGGTTCTGGGCGGGCTGGGGCATCACGATCATGGACGCCTGGGGGCTCACCGAGACCTCCGGCGTGTGCACCCTCAACAGCGCCGAAGGCTTCCGGCTCGGCTCGGTCGGCCGCCCCATCGAGGGCCTGGAACTGAAGCTCGCCGAGGACGGCGAGATCCTCACCCGGGGCGCCACCGTCTTCGGCGGCTACCTGCGGCCCGACGGGACGGTGGAGAGCGCGGGCGACGCCGAGGGCTGGTTCCCGACAGGCGACATCGGCCGGATGGACGAGGACGGGTTCCTCTGGCTCACCGACCGCAAGAAGGAACTCATCATCACCTCGAACGGCAAGAACGTCTCGCCCGCCCTGGTGGAGAACACCGTCAAGGAGCACCCGCTGATCGGCCAGGCCCTGGTGCACGGCGACGGCCGCTCCTACCTGGTCGCCCTGCTGGTCCTGGACGCGGAACTGGCCCCCGCCTGGGCGGCCGCGCACGGCATCGAGGAGGCCGGCCCCGAGGGCCTCGCCGCGCACCCGGCCGTCCTCGCCGAGATCGCCCGCGCCGTCGGGGCCGCCAACGCCCGGCTCAACCGCACGGAGCAGATCAAGCGTTACCGGCTGCTCACCGAGGAGTGGGGCCCCGGATCCGGGGAGCTGACCCCCACGCTGAAACTGCGCCGCCGGGTCGTCCGGGAGAAGTACGGCGCCCTGATCGACGGGCTGTACGAAGAGCCGTACGAGCCGTACGAGCCGCAGGCCTGA
- a CDS encoding M1 family metallopeptidase has protein sequence MRRKVIAPSVLAASLLLVIPASAASAGPGAPGIGDPYYPASGNGGYDVLHYDLRLQYQPKTDLLEGTATLLTTAKQDLSRFNLDFGLQVSEIRVNGVKAKFAKSGTQELEVTPATALQKNKQATVVVKYAGKPSEFKVDGWSAWQRTPDGGIAAQEPDSAVWWFPSNDHPLDKATFDISVNVPDGTQAISNGVLQSQSSKLGWTRYNWRSNKPQATYLATLAIGKFDITTDKTASGLPVLNAYSVDLGDNAGSARASVERTTEVAEWLEGVFGPYPFNALGGYVPNVPTGFALETQTRPFYSPRQFANGANVQVVVHELAHQWYGDSVSVDGWKDIWLNEGFARYSQWLWSEKEGEGTAQELADWTYANRPAEDPFWQVKPGDPGADKQFDAAVYDRGAIAVQALRNEVGDETFFKILKGWPTERAYGNAKVNDFVRYAERVSGKPLADLFETWLYTPGKPAFSAPQAKATGRSLAAPAPAAAPKAEPKSWKKIAATNSIHEAEQGHGHGH, from the coding sequence GTGCGACGCAAAGTCATCGCCCCGAGCGTGCTCGCCGCTTCCCTGCTGCTGGTGATCCCGGCGTCGGCGGCGAGCGCCGGTCCGGGCGCCCCGGGTATCGGCGACCCCTACTACCCGGCCAGCGGCAACGGTGGATACGACGTCTTGCACTACGACTTGAGACTCCAGTACCAGCCCAAGACCGACCTGCTGGAGGGCACGGCCACCCTGCTGACCACCGCCAAGCAGGACCTCTCCCGCTTCAACCTGGACTTCGGCCTCCAGGTGAGCGAGATCCGGGTCAACGGGGTCAAGGCGAAGTTCGCCAAGTCCGGCACCCAGGAGCTGGAGGTGACCCCCGCGACCGCGCTGCAGAAGAACAAGCAGGCCACGGTGGTCGTCAAGTACGCGGGCAAGCCCTCGGAGTTCAAGGTGGACGGCTGGTCCGCCTGGCAGCGCACCCCGGACGGCGGGATCGCGGCCCAGGAGCCCGACTCGGCCGTCTGGTGGTTCCCGAGCAACGACCACCCGCTGGACAAGGCGACCTTCGACATCTCCGTCAACGTTCCGGACGGCACCCAGGCCATCAGCAACGGCGTGCTCCAGTCGCAGAGTTCGAAGCTGGGCTGGACCCGCTACAACTGGCGCTCCAACAAGCCGCAGGCCACCTACCTGGCCACCCTCGCCATCGGCAAGTTCGACATCACCACCGACAAGACCGCGAGCGGGCTGCCGGTCCTGAACGCCTACAGCGTGGACCTGGGCGACAACGCGGGCTCGGCGCGGGCGAGCGTCGAGCGCACCACCGAGGTCGCCGAGTGGCTGGAGGGGGTCTTCGGTCCGTACCCCTTCAACGCGCTGGGCGGCTACGTACCGAACGTGCCGACCGGCTTCGCGCTGGAGACCCAGACCCGCCCCTTCTACAGCCCGCGCCAGTTCGCGAACGGGGCCAACGTCCAGGTCGTCGTGCACGAGCTGGCCCACCAGTGGTACGGCGACAGCGTCTCGGTCGACGGCTGGAAGGACATCTGGCTCAACGAGGGCTTCGCCCGCTACAGCCAGTGGCTGTGGTCGGAGAAGGAGGGCGAGGGCACCGCCCAGGAGCTGGCCGACTGGACGTATGCGAACCGGCCCGCCGAGGACCCGTTCTGGCAGGTCAAGCCGGGTGACCCGGGCGCGGACAAGCAGTTCGACGCGGCCGTCTACGACCGCGGTGCGATCGCCGTCCAGGCACTGCGCAACGAGGTCGGCGACGAGACCTTCTTCAAGATCCTCAAGGGCTGGCCGACCGAGCGCGCCTACGGCAACGCCAAGGTGAACGACTTCGTCCGCTACGCCGAGCGGGTCTCCGGCAAGCCGCTGGCCGACCTCTTCGAGACCTGGCTGTACACCCCGGGCAAGCCCGCCTTCTCGGCCCCGCAGGCGAAGGCGACGGGTCGCTCGCTCGCGGCCCCGGCGCCCGCCGCGGCCCCGAAGGCGGAGCCGAAGTCGTGGAAGAAGATCGCCGCGACGAACAGCATCCACGAGGCCGAGCAGGGCCACGGCCACGGCCACTGA
- a CDS encoding SCO6745 family protein, giving the protein MTLSTLPPLAARRCWHAAINPLHATIYFSPDLAKELALLGIEGPAAALSTRSAALGAVGPGAVAATFYNYSHAHLAQYLPAVWQKADPEQILAARLRAVDATLTRLLGAETLASPELAEAADLAMRATEACTRHGRALYSAHADLPVPEAPHLRLWHATTLLREHRGDGHLAALLIAGLDPVEALVSHTATGRGMTSKWLRATRGWSTADLTAAADRLRGRGLLDAENELTEAGTALRERLEADTDRLDAAPYEHLGAAGVARLHELGGGFVGKVIAAGAFPADLTGKG; this is encoded by the coding sequence ATGACGCTCTCCACGCTGCCGCCCCTCGCCGCCCGCCGCTGTTGGCACGCTGCCATCAATCCGCTGCACGCCACCATCTACTTCTCGCCGGATCTGGCGAAGGAACTCGCCCTTCTCGGCATCGAGGGCCCGGCCGCCGCCCTGAGCACGCGCAGCGCCGCCCTGGGCGCCGTCGGCCCCGGCGCGGTCGCCGCCACCTTCTACAACTACAGCCACGCCCACCTCGCCCAGTACCTGCCCGCCGTCTGGCAGAAGGCAGACCCCGAGCAGATCCTCGCCGCCCGGCTCCGGGCCGTCGACGCGACCCTCACCCGGCTGCTCGGCGCCGAGACCTTGGCCTCCCCGGAGCTGGCCGAGGCCGCCGACCTCGCGATGCGCGCCACCGAGGCCTGCACCCGGCACGGCCGCGCGCTCTACTCCGCGCACGCCGACCTGCCCGTCCCCGAGGCCCCGCACCTGCGCCTGTGGCACGCCACCACCCTGCTGCGCGAACACCGCGGCGACGGCCACCTCGCCGCCCTCCTCATCGCCGGCCTCGACCCCGTCGAGGCCCTGGTCAGCCACACCGCCACCGGGCGCGGCATGACCTCGAAGTGGCTCCGGGCCACCCGGGGCTGGAGCACGGCCGACCTGACCGCCGCCGCCGACCGGCTGCGCGGGCGCGGACTGCTCGACGCCGAGAACGAACTGACCGAGGCCGGTACGGCGCTGCGCGAGCGGCTGGAGGCCGACACCGACCGGCTCGACGCGGCCCCGTACGAGCACCTCGGCGCGGCCGGCGTGGCCCGCCTGCACGAGCTGGGCGGCGGGTTCGTCGGCAAGGTGATCGCGGCCGGCGCCTTCCCCGCCGACCTCACCGGCAAGGGCTGA